The Peromyscus leucopus breed LL Stock unplaced genomic scaffold, UCI_PerLeu_2.1 scaffold_1246, whole genome shotgun sequence genome includes the window GTTTACACAacagatctcatctatttccccttcccagaacaATCCATGTATCCCTTTTATTGCCCTTGTTaactagtttctctggagctgtgggttgtagtctggttatcctttcctTTAACTCTGGTATTTTTAACTGACCTAATCTTTTTCAGGTTTCACACAGATAACCACAGGTGCTTTGAGTTCATGACTGCAAATGCtgtgttatattttaaagatacaatTTCTACTACTCCTTCCCAACTTCTAGCTTTTACATTCTTTTGAACAGGTTTTCAGCATTGTTCCTCTGATCACTGTGGGTAAGATAGATGAACAAATGTCCCATGTATAGCTAAGGACCCACAGAAACATACTCTCGGGACTTTGATCAGTTTTGCATCCACGTGTTAACTATTAAACACTTTCATATTTCATAATCATTTCTCCCTTCACACTGCACAGCCAGCTAAGGTGAGGAAAGACCCAAACCTTATTTTCCATTTCCcacccatattttaaaataaaaattaatatagttCTCTTACATaacattacttttaaaatgttgttatGGTTCAACAatgtctcaaaggaaaacaaacctcccacaaaaaaaggaagattACAGATGAGGAAAGATTGTACAATAAAAGTGGACAGATGGCTATTATTTTAGTTGAAACACACAGTAAGTGAATCTTTAATCTGTAATGGCTGAGCTCAAGTTAACAAAGATTATAGTTTGAAAAGTCATGTGCATAAATATGTATTCAAATTTAGTGCTGATAAATAATTGGGTCATAACAAAATAGCAGAATTAGAATAAAGTCTGGCTTCTcaaaattttttgtttaaaatgcaaCTCAGATGGATTGTGCATTGTAAAAGCTAGTAATGTGGTAATATATTTAATAGTCAAATTACAAAAGCAATTTATTTGATAATGGTgtgtttttaaagcaatatatAGAGAATGTGATAGATACAATACACCTTTAAGACACAAATACTTCTAAAACTAGTTTATCTCATCATACTGCAGCTggcaaagaaattgaaaaatctatCCAAAGAAGTTTGAAGAGTGGAGATGTGAGgcagtgtgtttttgttttgtttgttttttagcacTTTCTCTGACATTTATGAGAATGTGGTATGGTTACATGAACAAGAGACATTAGATTCATTTTCTCTGACTTTTTCCATAGAAAATCCCACATGTCCAGATTACTGAAAAATATGACTTGAATTTCACAAAAGCATGCCATCTTCtgtgaaaaccaaaaagaaatcttAATTTTACTGATATTTTTCATAGTTTTCCTTTACTTCACTGAACTACTATATATTTTTGTACATAtagtacatatattatatatacatatataatatatatataatatatatatatatatatattctttgtcCTTTGTGATCACACATTATTTAGTATGAGGTTCTTGATGGGTATTGCAAAACTTATTTTTCACTgtgtttaatataaaatttagCAGGTAGGCAAGGGTGGAAAATCCGTAATTTGGAAAATTTTGATATATAAACTTTCAAATCTGGATTGcgatttaaaatatgcatttttttcttgttggaaTAGTGAGGGTTTCCTTTTAGAAATGCTGTAGGTCATTGTCATAAGTGGGTAACTTTTATTGCCTGCATGTACCCCAGTATATTAACATTTTCTAGCTcagaaatcattatttttatgtccaattttgttttacattattaAAAAACGAAGTatggcatagtggcacatacctttattttattttttttggttggtttgttgttgtatttgttttgtcttgctgAAAATAGGTTGAGCATGCACTATAGACTGATTATAGTTTCGCCTTGTTAaactcctcctagttcctccctacctccccttccctccagattCACCTCTCTTCAGTCTCTTGTTCAGAAAAGAAGCTTCTAAGACATAACAACCCAGTGTgacaaattaaattataataatatgGAAGAAAAACTGTCATATTGAAGTTGGATACATCAAgtcaataggaggaaaagagtccctaGAGCAGGAATAAGagtcagagactcactcattctcccagtcaggagtcccataaaaatactaagctgaaacctataatatatacacagaggacctggtgaagATTCCTTTAGGCTCTGTGCACTCATATGAGCCTTGGCTAGTTGTTTCAGTTGGCCTTATACTCCTAGTGTTCTCCATAAcctatggctcttacaatctttctgctttattttttttttgtggggtttcCTCAGCTTTAAGGAGAGGGAactgatggagatatcccatttaggttCTCTCAAcataatatttggctgtgggtctctgcatctgttctcatcTCCTGCAAGAGGATGTTTCTCTCATGATAATTGAATAAGAGACTGATCTATGAGTCtagcagaatataattaggagtcatttcattgagattttttttttgagaccagtagttttggttttactcCAGGTCTCTAATCTGTCTGCtccctggttcttggttacccgaGCAGTGTTGGGaatgggttccttctcatggagtgggctttctatcaaaccagacattggttggctactccaaGTTCTATGCCACCAtttccctagcatattttgcaagcAGAGCAATTTGTAGGTCAAAAGTTTTGAGGTCAAGATAGTCTTGACATTTCTTTGGTAGCTTGCAGAGTATCTTCCTTCACCAAGAAACTAGAACATAAGGATAAGGCTACTTGTAGGCACAAGCTTGACTTTTTCTATCTTCAATTAATTGTGTGAGTGTTGTTTTCAGCAGTGGGTCTttctgtcagtttgcagagagcaaccctTTTTATCAgcaacagcctgggctgtttgtGAATTCCCATGGGACACCCTTGGCCTACAACACAATtaaatgcaacccagtcccactAGTGTACCCTTGTTTGGTAGCCAGATTTGGCCAGTTGcgactctgtatcccccattaatCGGAGACCTCATTAGAATTACCTTCATATGTCTCAATAAGTTTCCACTCTACTAGGTTTCCATAATAGCCCCCAAATATCCCTCAGTTgcagctgtctctccccacattTTCCTCCtaacctctcttccctcctccttcccacctgaTTGTCCCAGTCATGTTCCCACCTGCCTATAAAATTTATTCCAttttcccctcccagggagatccatgtgtctcccCTTGCTCCCCTTGTCCCTTACCCTGTACCTAACCTCTCAGGGTCTACAGATAGTCACTGATTACAGCTGTTCCATATAATAAAGCTGCAATTATCAGATGAGATGAGCAGGTGGACAAGGCTTTAGATCTATCTCCAGACAATGAAAACTTCAGAATGTTGCAGATAAATTTACTATAGGAAAAAGTAAGTACCACAAAACAACAAGTATTACTTAATTATTAACAAATGTATCGGCCAACAATTAAGCTTGAATAGTGAGCAAATGTCAGGAAAATGTCATTGACTCTGCTAGATCCTCAAAAGGGCCAAGAAAAAAATCTGGTAAGATTGTCCAGGAACAATAGGAATGAACCTGATTTAGCATGCAAACACCATCTGTACATGGACTTTGTGCTTCATACCTGGGACATAAATCAAAGGCTTGCAAATGGCCACATAATTTTCATAGGCATCACAGTCAGATGGAGGCACCTATGTCTGAATATATAAAGACAAAGCACACTTGTGCTTCACAGTTCAGAAAAGTGATGTCTCCTTTTGAGGTACAAAATCATAGAAGCATTTTTAGCATGATGACTGTTACATAACAGATttttcacaaaagaaaatttgCTATAGAAAGATGAATGCATAGGTTCCTTTAAGagcagggtcttttttttttttaactagaattCTTATGCTGTTCCACTTAATAATagtcaaaaacaagaacaaaaatatctCAAGCACCCATTGGATATGAGGGGCATCAGAAATCCCCATGATGGGAAGTTCTATTTATGCtgtaatatttgattttttctgttttattgtgttCATTATATGCAGATATGGTAAATTCTGTAtggtttatttattctattttttccaAATCCATTTATGCTCTTGTTGGCTGGCTTAAATAGATTTATGAATATACTGCTAAGCATGTCTAAGTAAATATGTAACAATACTTTGGTTCATTTCTCATGAGAtttgtaacaataaaaatgaactgaCCTGTTGTCAAGATAAACTCAAGAAATAAAGTTAGTTTTACAAATGTAATTACAGTTTCACCACTGTTTTAAAAGATCATTCATTTCTGTTAAGGGTATAttgaaaaaatataatattttcttatttttgactgaaaataaacaaattaaattacatgttttgtaTTAATTCTTTTTATGTATCACCTTTTTATATCCAActtttttctacttttcaaaaatCTATCTGAAGAATTTCCTTGAAGCTTTTCTGTAATTCAAAATGAGTTTGAAGTTCCCTATTTTGCACCACAGTAACatgtttttcttaaatcattGTTTGTTAATGAGGAAGTAaatggatatatattttttttgctgATCTCTTCTGGTATCCCATGATTCATGATAAATAAGGAAAATCATTAATTACAGAAGCTCCTTCACAATTTTTTCCTTAGTACCTCATGTGTAACATGccaaaatatgaattaaaatttcGTGTATGAGAATATGGCCAGTTCTGCCGAGCCTTGTCCTGTCTCCTTGGTAGGAGCATCCCCTTTCTTGTCTCATTCCCTTGTATCCTAATGTGGTTTCCttactgcattttttttcctaatggtGCTCAGTAAAGTTGCACCTTGACATTTACCACATTGTTTCTGGTTAGACTGGAAAGAACCAGAAGTTGAAAACAGACGTGGAATGTTTAAGACACCCcctaactttaattttttttactttgccatcatgattctgacccctcccacacacaccggttttataatccttcctcctcttcaacAGAACTCtgggatcttggccaagtgcttggctgagggtctctgcatctgcttccatcagtcactggatgtaggttctagcctctctggggttgtggattgtagcccggttatcctttgctttgcttctaacattcacttatgagtgagtacataccatgtttgtcttcctgggtctggcttacctcactcaggatgatttttttctagttctatccatttgcctacaaatttcatgatgacattgttttttactgctgcataatgctccattgtgtaaatgtaccacattttctttatccagtcttctgttgaaggacatctaggttgtttccaggttctggattttacaaataatgctgctatgaatcattatgggaaaaaacacacaaattcCTGACCAAAGCTAATGAGAGCTCAtgaactgacagctggggagtcctctgaatgtgggtgaaagttacGTGGCTTGATGTATTTGttggtcccctggcaatgggaccagggcTTACCTCGGGTATACAAAGGGGCTTTTTAGACCCCATTtcctatggtgcaatgccttactcagccttgatgcgggAAGGAGGGGCTAGGTCTAGTCCCAACAtggtataacagcctgtgttgactacccaagggaggcctaaCTCTTTATGAGGAAAGGATGGGGTGagatgggggaggtggagggagcaggagaagaggaggaaaagggaacaggggttggtatgtaaaaggaaagaaaatctttttaaataaaaaattatatatacatatatattactttgttttaaaaataatttataaaaattttgaattgttttttctGTATGTTCAATCATActtaaacaaaatttaagagctaATAATAGTGTATACATCACAGAACTATTATGCAATATGGGAACAAATCATTTCAAACCACTTAAGATAGCATGTTACAAACCTGATTACATATATTATCCCTATGTTTATGTAAACAGTGGCTACTTTCTATATAATTTCTTATCTCCTGGAAGCCTAGGGTGGGGATTTTTTTCTCATcgaaaatgtttccatttttagaAAAACTAAGTCCTAATGCTGAAAAATTGTTTATGGTTTCTAACATTGCATTGACCAACTGTATtggaaacaaaaaaattttatttttattcttttctcatatattacatctgatcactgttttccttccctccagtcctccccctctctctcccagtcTCCCCTagattccctcctcctccttgtccctttATAAAAGAAggactcccagggatatcaactgaacacagaaTTACAAGTTAccataagactaggcacataccctTTGTAAAGACTgaataaggcaacccagtaggagggaaagggtcccaagagcaggcaaaacagtcagaaGAATACAAGGACAGGGGTTTTACTGGGGGAATTTTGCAGTAGGTAAAGCACAATCATTTCTTGTTGACTTACAAACTTCTATTTACCCATATAAATCATGGGGAAAAAACTGATGTTTAAAAGCAGAAGATTTTTAATGAGCTTGCAGATTAAGTATGAAACATTGAGTCCATTGAGAGGAAACCAtattatcaatttatttatagGATGAAATTGTGTTCTAAttaaatatacaaacatataaaaatattttttctgatttGAATTGTCTCACACTGCTACCAATCTGGTAAATAGCTTTCTCAGTGCCCCTGTGACATCTTTGTTCCTCAGGCTATATATTAGGGGATTAAACATTGGAGTCAAAATGGtgtaaaaaagagaaaggagtttGTCTGTTCCTTCATACTTGTTGGACTTAGGTTTTAAATAAGTGATACTAGCtgatccataaaataaaaatacaactatgAGGTGGGAAGAGCAAGTGGAAAAGGCTTTGGTCCTTCCTGTGTTTGATGGCAATTTCAGGATGGTTGAGATGATCCTGCTGTAAGATGCAAGGATCAATATGAAGGGAACAGTGACAATCAATACAGCAAATATAAAGACTACAATCTCATTCGTAAAGATGTTACCACATGCCAATTTGAGCAGTGGAGGTATGTCACAGAAGAAGTGATTGATTTGGTTAGATTCGCAGAAGGGCAGAGACAAAATCTGATATGTCTGCCCCACCTGAATGGGAATTCCAATGACCCAGGAACCAAGCACTAGCTGGGTACACACCTTGTGATTCATGACAAGAGGATAGTGCAGAgggttgcagatggccacataacgGTCATAGGACATCACTGCCAGGAGGAAACACTCTGTGGCCCCCAGTATAAGGAATAGGCACATTTGTGTAGCACaggcaaaaaaagaaatacttcctTTCAGTGTGAAAAGATCCATAATCATTCTAGGAAGGGTGACAGAAACGTAACagatttctaagaaagaaaaattgctgATGAAAAAATACATGGGGGTTTGCAGAGTGGGCTCAACCCTTGTGATTAGAATGATGATGCCATTCCCCAACAGGATAATTATGTAGATGAATAGGAAGATTCCAAAGAGAAACCAGTGCAATTTGGGAATATCAGAAAATCCCAAGAGAACAAATTCCATTGGTAGAGTAAGATTAGTTTCTATGATTTTCAATTTGTTTCCTCTCTGTAGGTTCACATGTTTGaattgcattttccttttttcaaataGGATGAggtgtgtgtttttgtctttacaacTTCTATGTTTCTTTCTGAATCTTGCACTTTGTGTTTCTGGGGATGTGCTCTGAAACTACAAGCAGTAAATTCACATGAGTAAAAATGGAACCAGTTTATGAATAAAGTCTTCCAAATGTATTAGTCATGGTAGATATATATTCTAATTTCTTCAGTGAAATCCATAGATCTGTATGTTTTTATTCACTTGCCATACCAGAAggataatacatacatatataatcttGATGTTCCACTACAATGCCGTTTCTCTAGGCTTGCTGGGGCTATTCTTTTTCATAGCTTCAGTATTTGTTTAAGCTAGTTCCTAACTTTATTAAGCATTAAATCTTTCAAAAGTTATTTATCTTCGAAATTCAAAAATAACATTGACATCTATGAGACTTTATTACTATCCCTTTTTTAACACATGAATTTTCAATCTCACATGCTCTGAGCTAAAAAGACtaaaggttttatttcatttgccaaCGACTGGATAAGAATTACCATTTACTTTTTCTATGTATGGGATTACTGCTTCTCTTTAAATGTGTAAACCACTGAGGCTTGCATTCTTTTAAAGGACTTCCCCTTTCACTTGTAGAGTAGTAAATGTCTGAATGTTGTTAATCTATGATGTcagtacatattttaattaacaattaaaatgtattaaacaaaaatattcatctttatgtttttattagatTATATCCAACTTTTAGCAATCACGATATGTTAACCATCTTTCAAAGGATAGGATAAAAAAGTGGgtctaggggaggaaagggaagtaataaatgttttaattacactataatctcaataaataaataatttttcatatgaCATAGCTATTGTATATACACAAAGGTGTGACagcctactccacagatactcaCTCAGCTGTATTCATTGtcactttattcataatagccaggagtcaaaaacaaaactaaatatcTATCCCTCagtgataaatggataaagaaaatatggtatgtgCACATCATGAGGTTATATtctgctgtaaagaaaaatgtaactaTGAAGTTTTCCAGTAAATGCATGGCACcagaaaattttatattatataagagaagccagacccagaatgacaaacaACACATAaaacttattattttaaatctgaaTTAAAAGTACTTTCTGAGTTCTTATATTTGAAATACTTAAATTACCTTCAGTTTATAGAATACACAGGATTATTTCATTTCAAactggtatttttttaaatttttactatgtttaacTCTTTTCTTCTTAGTCTTTCCCCTCTcatctcccctctctccatccttctctctgtctctgtctctgtctctctctttctctatctctctttctgtgtttgcATGTGAGTAGGTCGAGGAGGGTATATTACACATTCCACAGCCCACaagtggaggtcataggacatgTTCTggtatttggttttcttcttgaGTCATGTGAAACCAAGGGTCTGAATTCAAGTCATCAAGTTTGGCAGCAACTTCCCTTATCATTGAGCTATTAATCCAGACTTCAACCCTGACTACTCTTTACATAGCCAACTAATTCTGTTTATTCACTACCTcaatctattatttttaatactgaGTTCTAGTTCATGATCCTATGAAAGCCAAGCTTAAAGGCCTTCTgctatttctttctatttttcacaTGATgattacttcttcttttttttttccatcacaggcaagttattttgttctattcattcacagttaatacagaaaatacttggaaacatttccatataatgtttgacacagaaatcatcaaatagaagtatacaatgttgacaggaggcagtacatttataatttataaccccaaatgtatttataaattagaaatggaaagatctacaaatgaaattatgaaggttcaccaaaatcatttaatctgtcagtttctcattcatttttatgtcttaataatattctattgtatgaataagccacattttatttctctccagtatttgatagctatttgagttgttttaacttttttactattagcaacacactgctgtaaacttcatgtacatgtttcataggtgcacattttcagtagtttgatgatatattcctaagggtagaattgttgagtaacagagtaacaattttttgcattttgaccaaccaccaaactgtttggccaaagtggcacaccattttacaatctcaccaaatccttgtttttaaggctctgatttttgtacaaaacatttcatcattctgtcagaccaaaccaggaaaataagctatagttcagagctgttctattccatttactatgcaaagccattcttggtgtttgcaactctcagcccttttgagtattcttgcagtgttcacctttttcTCCACCACTTTTTAAACCAGGCAGCCCTGGTTTTAAAAGTGAAGTGTtgtctcataaaataaagcattttcctACTTAAAGATGTTGTTGGcttaaaacattttgatttttggaaattttagtattgttttctttctgtcatttttcacattttttcttttaaaaaaattcttaattatttttgtatgtttattttgttgaGTTTCTACTTGTTAAATAAAGACTTAAGCagataatatgaaaaaaataaggcTGGAAAATAGGCCAATTGTATAGTAATTGTTATAAGTTGTTTACTaacctaagaaaagaaaaattgtatgcatatattaaaaatgtgtttttataataGGAAAACACTCAGAGGTGGGTACAGACAAGTACCACAAAATATGTATTTGCCTATTGCTATGAAGTAAAAATTTAAGAGtactcagaaaaaacaaaaccctaattcAGCTATCAGTCATGTTGTCTGGCTTCTCGTAAACCCCTTCTAATCTGTGTAGCCCTTTGCCATACTAAAGCATACCAGTGTATCCCACTGAACAGTCCCAGAGCTCCTGTTTATATGTTCATGTCTTTTCTGCACTCCACATTATATAACATGATCCATTGTGTTACAGATACAGATACTATTTTATCTGATATGTGATTCCAAATTAAAGTAATGGTAGAACTTCTCATTAGAATTGGCTGCTTCATGTGAGTCAAGTGGAAAGATTCAATGAGAATGTTAGaacataaaatgtaattttcaatATCATAAGATCTTACTAATGCTTACAGATTTGATTAAAATAGATATTGCATAAAAGTAtacattttgcttttattctttatttattaaagtaataTAATTATGTTTACTTTCCTTTGCATCTAAATTATCctcatggaaaaataaaacacttttacCATGTTAAACACATGTAGTCATATATTGCATACTAATCCTGTCATGATTTTGATTGGGAGTTTTATAGTCAATATTAAGACATACATCATCACAATCAAATCAGCAACTCTTCACCAATAATGACACTTGTAACGTGGAACAAATAATTTCTGTCTGGTTTCCCTTCTACCAGGAGAGTCTTTAATACAGGGAAAGTATTTCTAGGAAAGCTGTTAAAATAGTAGATTTTCCTTTATTACTAACATAACAAAAT containing:
- the LOC114687444 gene encoding olfactory receptor 10AG1-like — its product is MQFKHVNLQRGNKLKIIETNLTLPMEFVLLGFSDIPKLHWFLFGIFLFIYIIILLGNGIIILITRVEPTLQTPMYFFISNFSFLEICYVSVTLPRMIMDLFTLKGSISFFACATQMCLFLILGATECFLLAVMSYDRYVAICNPLHYPLVMNHKVCTQLVLGSWVIGIPIQVGQTYQILSLPFCESNQINHFFCDIPPLLKLACGNIFTNEIVVFIFAVLIVTVPFILILASYSRIISTILKLPSNTGRTKAFSTCSSHLIVVFLFYGSASITYLKPKSNKYEGTDKLLSLFYTILTPMFNPLIYSLRNKDVTGALRKLFTRLVAV